The genomic DNA CAGGCCGCTTTCCCGGTTCCCGAGCTGCGCGTGGATAAATACTTCACCCCGGTCTCGCGCATCGACCAAGCAGGGGGCGACCGCAATCTGGTCTGCTCCTGCCCACCACCCGAAGCCTTCGAACTGGACGCCTAGGAGCGATCGAACATGACACTGAAAACCACTCCATTGTTTGACGCTCACGAAAAACTGGGCGCAAGCTTCACCGATTTCAACGGCTGGAACATGCCGCTGAAATACACCTCCGAAATGACCGAGCATAAAGCAGTGCGAGAGTCGGTGGGCATCTTCGACCTGTCGCACATGGGAGAAATCTTTGTGACCGGCCCGGATGCGGTCACCGGACTGAACACCGCGCTGGCCGGGGACTTTTCCAAGATGACCGTTGGTCGAGCCAAATACACGGTCATGCTCACGGAGGACGGCACCATCTTGGACGATTTGATCGTCTATCGGCTAGGTGAAGACCGGTACCTGATGGTTCCCAATGCGGGGAATGCACAGGCCGTCTCCGAAGCGGTAGCGACTCGGACCGCAGGGATGAATGTGGAAATCACGGATGCCACGGCTGATTTAGCACTCGTAGGGATCCAGGGTCCAAAAGCCGCCGACGTAGTCGCGGCCCTGGGAGACGACTTTGCCGAAGCCGCCGGCTCGTTAAAGAACTATCGTGTCACTGAGGTCACCGTCAACGGCAGCGACTGGATCGTCGCCCGCACCGGGTACACCGGCGAAGACGGTTTTGAGATCATTACCCCCAATGAGCGGATCAGCCAACTCTGGGACCAGATCTTTGGCCTCGACATCGATGTGGACATCACCCCGTGTGGACTGGCCAGCCGGGACTCGCTGCGCTTAGAAGCCGGGATGCCGCTATACGGCAATGAACTGTCTACGCAGCGCACCCCCTTTGACGCCGGCATGGGACGCATTGTCTCCTTTGATAAGCCCGAGAACTTTGTGGGCCGTTCCGCACTGGAACCACTGCGGGACCAGACTCCCGACCAGGTGCTGGTGGGTTTGACTAGCGGCCAACGTCGCGCCGCTCGCAGCGGGGCCGACATCACGCTGGATGGCCAAACAATCGGAACCGTTACCTCCGGGATTCCCTCGCCCACGCTGGGCAAACCAGTCGCGCTGGGGTATATCGATGCTGCACACGCAGACCCCGACACCGAAGTCGAGGTCGATGTGCGCGGCAAAGCCCTACCGTTTACTATTACCAAACCGCCGTTCTACACTCGCTAATACACCGATCGAAGGAAGACTCATGTCAGTAGTTAAACCCGACCTCCGTTACTCCGCCGAACACGAATGGCTCAATGACGAAGACCCCGTCCGCATCGGGATCACCGACTATGCAGCCGACCAATTGGGTGATGTGGTGTTCGCTGAGCTACCAGAAGTCGGCGACACTGTCACCGCCGGCGAAGTCTGCGGCGAACTGGAATCCACCAAATCCGTCTCGGAGCTCTACTCACCGGTCACCGGTACCGTGGTCGAAACCAACGAAGATGTCATCCAAAACCCAGAACGCATCAACGAAGACCCCTATGGTGCCGGGTGGTTATTCACCGTGGACGTTTCTGAAGAAGGCGAAATTCTCACTCCCGAGCAATACGCCGAACAAACCGGTGGCACCGTAGAGTAAAAATTCAGGCCGTTTTGGCCCGGGAGTGTTCACGGTCTGCGATGAAACCTCGCCCACAGCGACGTTCGGAATAATCCTCCGAACAAAGCCCTTAGTATAGAAACCAACGGCTTTCTTGAAAGGGTATGAACCTGTGACCGACCACACTTCCGGGCCATCATCCGAACCTGTCAACACCGCCCACGACCCATTTGGGTTCGTAGGGCTGACCTATGATGACGTCCTGTTGCTACCCAACATGACCGACGTCATTCCCGCCGATGCGAACGTCTCCACGCAGCTGACCAAACGCATCCGCATCAACGTTCCCATCATCTCCGCGGCCATGGATACCGTGACCGAAGCGCCGCTGGCGATCGCTATGGCCCGCTACGGTGGGATGGGTGTCATCCACCGCAACCTGTCGGTCCAAGACCAGGCCTCGGAAGTCGACAAGGTCAAACGCAACGAATCCGGCATGATCACCGACCCGGTCACCATTTCCCCGGAAGCCACCCTTGCCGAATGGGACCAGTTGTGCGGCCGCTACCGCATTTCTGGGCTGCCCGTCGTGGATTCAGATGGCGTGTTGCTGGGCATCATCACCAACCGTGACACCCGGTTTGTGCCGCGTGCCGAATACGAAACCACACCGGTCCACGAGATTATGACGAAGATGCCGCTGATCACCGCTCCGTTCAATGTGGAGCGCGACGAGGTCAAGCGCCTTTTGCAGCAGCACCGCATCGAAAAACTGCCACTGGTTGATCGGGACAACAAACTCGAAGGCCTCATCACGGTCAAAGACTTCGACAAGGCCGAAGAATTCCCCAACGCAGCAAAAGACGATGAAGGCCGCCTGCTGGTCGGTGGCGCCGTAGGTTTCTTCGGCGACGGCTATGAACGCGCCATGACCATGGTCGATGCCGGCGTCGACGTGCTCGTCGTAGATACCGCCAACGGTCACACCCAGGGTGTGCTCGATATGGTCGCCAAACTCAAATCCGATCCAGCGGCCGACCACGTCGATGTCATCGGCGGTCAGGCCGCAACCTACCAGGGTGCCAAAGCCCTCGTGGATGCTGGCGTCGATGCCGTGAAAGTCGGCGTCGGCCCAGGTTCGATCTGCACCACCCGCGTCGTCGCAGGCGTCGGCGTTCCCCAGGTCACCGCGATCTATGAAGCAGCCAAAGCCGCTATCCCGGCCGGGGTGCCAGTGATCGCGGATGGCGGTTTGCAACACTCCGGTGACATCGGCAAAGCCCTGGTGGCCGGTGCGAACTCCGTTATGCTGGGCTCGCTGCTGGCCGGCACCGCAGAATCACCCGGTGACCTCGTGTTTTACAATGGGAAACAATTCAAGACCTATCGCGGTATGGGGTCCCTGGGTGCGATGCAAACTCGCGACGGCTCCCGGTCGTATTCCAAAGACCGTTACTTCCAGGCCGATGTGCCAGAAGACGAAAAACTCATCCCCGAAGGCATTGAAGGTCAAGTGCCATATCGCGGCCCACTGGGTGCTGTGCTGCACCAGTTGGAAGGCGGTCTGCGTCAGACCATGTTCTACACGGGTGCCCCAGATATCGAAACCCTGCAGCGCGAGGGCCGGTTTGTTCGCATCACCGCCGCGGGGCTGAAAGAGTCGCATCCGCATGACATCATGATGACGGTCGAAGCACCAAACTACCGCGCCTAAGTATGATGTCGGTGACCCCACAAAGCGATTAACCCATCCGATACCGGATAGAAATTGGATACACGTGAGCAATCAAGTTGAAATTGGCCGAGGCAAACGCGGCAGACAAGCCATGCCCCTGGACGCAGTATCAATTGTGCCAACCCGTCGAACCCGCGACCCAGAAGACGTCTCGCTTGACTGGCAGATTGATGCGTTCAACTTCTCCATGCCCGTCATCGGTGCACCCATGGATTCGGTCATGTCACCGGCCACCGCGATCCAACTGGGCAAACTCGGCGGCATGGGTGTCCTCAACCTCGAGGGCCTCTGGACCCGGTATGAAGACCCACAACCGGTCCTGGATGAAATCGCTGCGCTGCAAGCCCAGTCATTCTCTCCGGAAAACACCGCCCGGTTGCAGCAGCTGTACTCCGCACCCATCAAGCCAGAACTCATTTCAGCCCGCCTGGAAGAAATCCGTGAATCCGGGGTCGTGGTTGCCGGTGCGCTGACACCGCAACGCACCCAAGAGTTCTACAAGACCGTTCTCGATGCCGGTGTCGAT from Enteractinococcus fodinae includes the following:
- the gcvT gene encoding glycine cleavage system aminomethyltransferase GcvT, translating into MTLKTTPLFDAHEKLGASFTDFNGWNMPLKYTSEMTEHKAVRESVGIFDLSHMGEIFVTGPDAVTGLNTALAGDFSKMTVGRAKYTVMLTEDGTILDDLIVYRLGEDRYLMVPNAGNAQAVSEAVATRTAGMNVEITDATADLALVGIQGPKAADVVAALGDDFAEAAGSLKNYRVTEVTVNGSDWIVARTGYTGEDGFEIITPNERISQLWDQIFGLDIDVDITPCGLASRDSLRLEAGMPLYGNELSTQRTPFDAGMGRIVSFDKPENFVGRSALEPLRDQTPDQVLVGLTSGQRRAARSGADITLDGQTIGTVTSGIPSPTLGKPVALGYIDAAHADPDTEVEVDVRGKALPFTITKPPFYTR
- the gcvH gene encoding glycine cleavage system protein GcvH, coding for MSVVKPDLRYSAEHEWLNDEDPVRIGITDYAADQLGDVVFAELPEVGDTVTAGEVCGELESTKSVSELYSPVTGTVVETNEDVIQNPERINEDPYGAGWLFTVDVSEEGEILTPEQYAEQTGGTVE
- the guaB gene encoding IMP dehydrogenase, encoding MTDHTSGPSSEPVNTAHDPFGFVGLTYDDVLLLPNMTDVIPADANVSTQLTKRIRINVPIISAAMDTVTEAPLAIAMARYGGMGVIHRNLSVQDQASEVDKVKRNESGMITDPVTISPEATLAEWDQLCGRYRISGLPVVDSDGVLLGIITNRDTRFVPRAEYETTPVHEIMTKMPLITAPFNVERDEVKRLLQQHRIEKLPLVDRDNKLEGLITVKDFDKAEEFPNAAKDDEGRLLVGGAVGFFGDGYERAMTMVDAGVDVLVVDTANGHTQGVLDMVAKLKSDPAADHVDVIGGQAATYQGAKALVDAGVDAVKVGVGPGSICTTRVVAGVGVPQVTAIYEAAKAAIPAGVPVIADGGLQHSGDIGKALVAGANSVMLGSLLAGTAESPGDLVFYNGKQFKTYRGMGSLGAMQTRDGSRSYSKDRYFQADVPEDEKLIPEGIEGQVPYRGPLGAVLHQLEGGLRQTMFYTGAPDIETLQREGRFVRITAAGLKESHPHDIMMTVEAPNYRA